The following proteins are co-located in the Cupriavidus pauculus genome:
- the tkt gene encoding transketolase, which produces MPPASAKIAVFPPSGSRMSALAHPATSPFANQPVKLMADAIRVLAMDAVQQANSGHPGAPMGMADIAVALWGRHLKHNPVNPQWADRDRFVLSNGHGSMLIYALLHLTGYDLPVEELRNFRQLHSKTAGHPEYGITPGVETTTGPLGQGITNAVGMALAERLLAEEFNRPGFDIVNHHTYVFMGDGCLMEGISHEACSLAGTLKLNKLIAFWDDNGISIDGDVVHWFADDTPKRFEAYGWNVIRAVDGHDVVAVDNAIAQAKASDKPTLICCRTIIGKGAPNKAGGHDVHGAPLGGAEVLATREALGWAHAPFELPEDVYAAWNAKTTGAALEKAWDALFDAYAELHPNEAGEFKRRMRGELPAAFDATVDAFIAKCEEKAETIATRKASQNTIEAFAPVLPEFLGGSADLTGSNLTNWSGTQPVRVDAWGNHINYGVREFGMSAIMNGIALHGGYVPYGATFLTFSDYSRNALRMAALMKIRSLFVFTHDSIGLGEDGPTHQSIEHVASLRLIPNMDVWRTADTTETAVAWAQAIRRENGPSCLIFSRQNLPFQQRDDATRANIARGGYVLRDARNPRTKRPDAVILATGSEVGLAVGAADALAADGVYVRVVSVPATTVFDKQDAAYKASVLPAGVPRVAVEAGVTDFWWKYQVQAVVGIDTFGESAPAGVLFKHFGFTVENVADTVRATLAQ; this is translated from the coding sequence ATGCCGCCTGCTTCTGCTAAAATTGCGGTTTTCCCGCCGTCAGGTTCCCGCATGTCTGCCCTCGCCCATCCCGCCACCAGTCCTTTCGCCAACCAACCCGTCAAGCTGATGGCCGATGCCATCCGCGTGCTCGCCATGGACGCCGTCCAGCAGGCCAACTCCGGCCACCCCGGCGCGCCGATGGGGATGGCGGACATCGCCGTGGCGCTGTGGGGACGGCACCTGAAGCATAACCCGGTCAATCCGCAGTGGGCCGACCGCGACCGCTTCGTGCTGTCTAACGGCCACGGATCGATGCTGATTTATGCCCTGCTGCACCTGACCGGCTACGACCTGCCCGTGGAAGAGCTGCGCAACTTCCGCCAGCTGCACAGCAAGACGGCGGGCCACCCCGAGTACGGCATCACGCCGGGCGTGGAAACCACGACCGGCCCGCTGGGCCAGGGCATCACCAACGCGGTGGGCATGGCGCTGGCGGAACGCCTGCTGGCCGAGGAATTCAACCGCCCGGGCTTCGACATCGTCAACCACCACACGTACGTGTTCATGGGCGACGGCTGCCTGATGGAAGGCATCAGCCACGAGGCCTGCTCGCTGGCCGGCACGCTGAAGCTGAACAAGCTGATCGCGTTCTGGGACGACAACGGCATCTCGATCGACGGCGACGTGGTGCACTGGTTTGCCGACGACACGCCCAAGCGCTTCGAGGCCTATGGCTGGAACGTGATCCGCGCCGTGGACGGCCATGACGTGGTGGCCGTGGACAACGCCATCGCCCAGGCCAAGGCCAGCGACAAGCCGACGCTGATCTGCTGCCGCACGATCATCGGCAAGGGCGCGCCGAACAAGGCCGGCGGCCACGACGTGCACGGCGCCCCGCTGGGCGGCGCCGAAGTGCTGGCCACGCGCGAGGCGCTGGGCTGGGCGCACGCCCCGTTCGAGCTGCCCGAGGACGTCTACGCGGCCTGGAACGCCAAGACCACCGGCGCGGCGCTGGAAAAGGCCTGGGACGCACTGTTCGACGCCTACGCCGAACTGCATCCGAACGAGGCCGGCGAATTCAAGCGCCGCATGCGTGGCGAACTGCCGGCCGCGTTTGACGCCACCGTGGACGCCTTCATCGCCAAGTGCGAGGAAAAGGCCGAGACCATCGCCACGCGCAAGGCCAGCCAGAACACGATCGAGGCGTTCGCGCCGGTGCTGCCCGAATTCCTGGGCGGCTCGGCCGACCTGACCGGCTCGAACCTGACCAACTGGTCGGGCACGCAGCCGGTGCGCGTGGACGCCTGGGGCAACCACATCAACTACGGCGTGCGCGAGTTCGGCATGAGCGCCATCATGAACGGCATCGCGCTGCATGGCGGCTACGTGCCCTACGGCGCCACGTTCCTGACGTTCTCGGACTACAGCCGCAACGCGCTGCGCATGGCCGCGCTGATGAAGATCCGCTCGCTGTTCGTGTTCACGCACGATTCGATCGGCCTGGGCGAGGACGGCCCGACGCACCAGTCGATCGAGCACGTGGCCAGCCTGCGCCTGATCCCGAACATGGACGTCTGGCGTACCGCCGACACCACCGAGACCGCCGTGGCCTGGGCCCAGGCGATCCGCCGCGAGAACGGCCCGAGCTGCCTGATCTTCAGCCGCCAGAACCTGCCGTTCCAGCAGCGTGACGACGCGACGCGCGCCAACATCGCCCGCGGCGGCTACGTGCTGCGCGACGCCAGGAACCCGCGCACCAAGCGTCCGGACGCCGTGATTCTGGCCACGGGTTCGGAAGTGGGCCTGGCCGTGGGCGCGGCCGACGCGCTGGCCGCCGATGGCGTGTACGTGCGCGTGGTCTCGGTGCCGGCCACGACCGTGTTCGACAAGCAGGACGCCGCCTACAAGGCCAGCGTGCTGCCGGCCGGCGTGCCGCGCGTGGCCGTGGAAGCCGGCGTGACGGACTTCTGGTGGAAATACCAGGTGCAGGCCGTCGTCGGCATCGACACCTTCGGCGAGTCGGCCCCGGCCGGCGTGCTGTTCAAGCATTTCGGCTTCACCGTGGAAAACGTGGCGGACACCGTCCGCGCCACGCTGGCCCAGTAA
- the gap gene encoding type I glyceraldehyde-3-phosphate dehydrogenase translates to MTIKIGINGFGRIGRMVFRAAVANFKDVEVVAINDLLEPDYLAYMLQYDSVHGRFDGEVSVDGNTLVVNGKKIRLTAVKDPAELKWGEAGVDVVIESTGIFLTKEGAQKHIDAGAKKVIMSAPSKDDTPMFVYGVNHDSYKGEAIISNASCTTNCLAPVAKVLNDKWGIKRGLMTTVHAATATQKTVDGPSNKDWRGGRGILENIIPSSTGAAKAVGVVIPQLNKKLTGMSFRVPTSDVSVVDLTVELEKPAKYEEICAEMKAQSQGALKGVLGYTEDKVVATDFRGDARTSIFDAEAGIALDGTFIKVVSWYDNEWGYSNKCLEMARVVAK, encoded by the coding sequence ATGACCATCAAGATCGGCATCAACGGCTTCGGCCGCATCGGACGCATGGTGTTCCGCGCCGCCGTGGCGAACTTCAAGGACGTGGAAGTCGTCGCCATCAACGACCTGCTCGAACCGGACTACCTGGCCTACATGCTCCAGTACGACTCGGTGCATGGCCGCTTCGACGGCGAAGTGTCGGTGGACGGCAACACGCTGGTCGTGAACGGCAAGAAGATTCGCCTGACCGCCGTCAAGGATCCGGCCGAGCTGAAGTGGGGCGAGGCTGGCGTGGACGTGGTGATCGAGTCGACCGGCATCTTCCTGACCAAGGAAGGCGCGCAGAAGCACATCGACGCGGGCGCCAAGAAGGTGATCATGTCGGCCCCGTCGAAGGACGACACCCCGATGTTCGTGTACGGCGTGAACCACGACTCGTACAAGGGCGAGGCGATCATCTCGAACGCCAGCTGCACCACGAACTGCCTGGCCCCGGTGGCCAAGGTGCTGAACGACAAGTGGGGCATCAAGCGCGGCCTGATGACGACCGTACACGCCGCCACGGCGACGCAGAAGACCGTCGACGGCCCGTCGAACAAGGACTGGCGCGGTGGCCGCGGCATCCTGGAAAACATCATCCCGTCGTCGACCGGCGCCGCCAAGGCCGTGGGCGTGGTGATTCCGCAGTTGAACAAGAAGCTGACCGGCATGTCGTTCCGCGTGCCGACCTCGGATGTGTCGGTGGTCGACCTGACCGTCGAGCTGGAAAAGCCGGCCAAGTACGAGGAAATCTGCGCCGAGATGAAGGCCCAGAGCCAGGGCGCGCTGAAGGGCGTGCTGGGCTACACGGAAGACAAGGTCGTGGCCACGGACTTCCGCGGCGACGCGCGCACCTCGATTTTCGACGCCGAAGCCGGTATCGCGCTGGACGGCACGTTCATCAAGGTCGTGAGCTGGTACGACAACGAGTGGGGTTATTCGAACAAGTGCCTGGAAATGGCACGCGTCGTGGCCAAGTAA